A single Opisthocomus hoazin isolate bOpiHoa1 chromosome 1, bOpiHoa1.hap1, whole genome shotgun sequence DNA region contains:
- the PIANP gene encoding PILR alpha-associated neural protein isoform X2, which produces MEPSAWMPPLLSCIHSLQLWHLLLLVSAVPPPGVWALRSRGPMATRPLCARRSPSAPRTICAWDRTSLPERASRSAVPPRPQAPPPRGAELRHIAVRLRRQAVGARPATPSGFEDGMPSSQYPWAIVWGPTVSDEDGGDANSANPGFPPLGYTFVSPHGMATAQPNSHSLLHNTGLNLRETPATLRPFLFGPRGEGVDPQLYVTITISIIIVLVATGIIFKFCWDRNQKRRRHSGQQSGGRQQESQQPLTDLSPTTVSILGPYGDPLAPTPEAEESRQGQEGVEKLGGHGKSTAFQLNRIPLVNL; this is translated from the exons ATGGAGCCCAGTGCCTG gaTGCCTCCGCTCCTCTCCTGCATCCactccctgcagctgtggcatctcctcctcctggtctCGGCCGTCCCTCCTCCCGGCGTCTGGGCTCTTCGTTCCCGGGGCCCCATGGCCACTCGGCCTCTctgcgcccgccgcagcccctcggccccGCGGACCATCTGCGCCTGGGACAGGACCTCGCTGCCAGAGAGGGCTTCCCGCTCGGCCGTGCCGCCGCGGCcgcaggccccgccgccccggggcgcggagctgCGGCACATCGCGGTCCGGCTGAGGCGGCAGGCGGTGGGCGCCCGCCCCGCCACCCCCTCCGGGTTTGAGGACGGCATGCCCTCCTCCCAGTACCCCTGGGCCATCGTGTGGGGCCCCACGGTGTCGGACGAGGACGGAGGGGACGCCAACTCGGCCAACCCAGGCTTCCCGCCACTGGGATACACCTTCGTCTCACCGCACGGGATGGCGACGGCGCAGCCCAACTCCCACTCGCTCCTGCACAACACCGGGCTCAACCTGCGCGAGACCCCCGCCACCCTGCGGCCCTTCTTGTTTGGGCCCCGGGGGGAAG GTGTGGACCCCCAGCTGTACGTCACCATCACCATCTCCATCATCATCGTCCTGGTCGCCACCGGGATCATATTCAAGTTCTG CTGGGACCGTAACCAGAAACGCCGGCGTCACTCGGGGCAGCAGAGCGGCGGGCGGcagcaggagagccagcagcccCTCACGGACCTCTCCCCCACCACCGTCAGCATCCTGGGGCCCTACGGTGACCCCCTGGCCCCCACGCCCGAGGCGGAGGAGTCCAGGCAGGGCCAGGAGGGTGTGGAGAAACTGGGGGGCCATGGGAAGAGCACGGCCTTCCAGCTCAACCG AATCCCGCTGGTGAACCTGTGA
- the PIANP gene encoding PILR alpha-associated neural protein isoform X1, translated as MEPSACRMPPLLSCIHSLQLWHLLLLVSAVPPPGVWALRSRGPMATRPLCARRSPSAPRTICAWDRTSLPERASRSAVPPRPQAPPPRGAELRHIAVRLRRQAVGARPATPSGFEDGMPSSQYPWAIVWGPTVSDEDGGDANSANPGFPPLGYTFVSPHGMATAQPNSHSLLHNTGLNLRETPATLRPFLFGPRGEGVDPQLYVTITISIIIVLVATGIIFKFCWDRNQKRRRHSGQQSGGRQQESQQPLTDLSPTTVSILGPYGDPLAPTPEAEESRQGQEGVEKLGGHGKSTAFQLNRIPLVNL; from the exons ATGGAGCCCAGTGCCTG caggaTGCCTCCGCTCCTCTCCTGCATCCactccctgcagctgtggcatctcctcctcctggtctCGGCCGTCCCTCCTCCCGGCGTCTGGGCTCTTCGTTCCCGGGGCCCCATGGCCACTCGGCCTCTctgcgcccgccgcagcccctcggccccGCGGACCATCTGCGCCTGGGACAGGACCTCGCTGCCAGAGAGGGCTTCCCGCTCGGCCGTGCCGCCGCGGCcgcaggccccgccgccccggggcgcggagctgCGGCACATCGCGGTCCGGCTGAGGCGGCAGGCGGTGGGCGCCCGCCCCGCCACCCCCTCCGGGTTTGAGGACGGCATGCCCTCCTCCCAGTACCCCTGGGCCATCGTGTGGGGCCCCACGGTGTCGGACGAGGACGGAGGGGACGCCAACTCGGCCAACCCAGGCTTCCCGCCACTGGGATACACCTTCGTCTCACCGCACGGGATGGCGACGGCGCAGCCCAACTCCCACTCGCTCCTGCACAACACCGGGCTCAACCTGCGCGAGACCCCCGCCACCCTGCGGCCCTTCTTGTTTGGGCCCCGGGGGGAAG GTGTGGACCCCCAGCTGTACGTCACCATCACCATCTCCATCATCATCGTCCTGGTCGCCACCGGGATCATATTCAAGTTCTG CTGGGACCGTAACCAGAAACGCCGGCGTCACTCGGGGCAGCAGAGCGGCGGGCGGcagcaggagagccagcagcccCTCACGGACCTCTCCCCCACCACCGTCAGCATCCTGGGGCCCTACGGTGACCCCCTGGCCCCCACGCCCGAGGCGGAGGAGTCCAGGCAGGGCCAGGAGGGTGTGGAGAAACTGGGGGGCCATGGGAAGAGCACGGCCTTCCAGCTCAACCG AATCCCGCTGGTGAACCTGTGA
- the PIANP gene encoding PILR alpha-associated neural protein isoform X3, whose amino-acid sequence MEPSACRMPPLLSCIHSLQLWHLLLLVSAVPPPGVWALRSRGPMATRPLCARRSPSAPRTICAWDRTSLPERASRSAVPPRPQAPPPRGAELRHIAVRLRRQAVGARPATPSGFEDGMPSSQYPWAIVWGPTVSDEDGGDANSANPGFPPLGYTFVSPHGMATAQPNSHSLLHNTGLNLRETPATLRPFLFGPRGEGVDPQLYVTITISIIIVLVATGIIFKFCWDRNQKRRRHSGQQSGGRQQESQQPLTDLSPTTVSILGPYGDPLAPTPEAEESRQGQEGVEKLGGHGKSTAFQLNR is encoded by the exons ATGGAGCCCAGTGCCTG caggaTGCCTCCGCTCCTCTCCTGCATCCactccctgcagctgtggcatctcctcctcctggtctCGGCCGTCCCTCCTCCCGGCGTCTGGGCTCTTCGTTCCCGGGGCCCCATGGCCACTCGGCCTCTctgcgcccgccgcagcccctcggccccGCGGACCATCTGCGCCTGGGACAGGACCTCGCTGCCAGAGAGGGCTTCCCGCTCGGCCGTGCCGCCGCGGCcgcaggccccgccgccccggggcgcggagctgCGGCACATCGCGGTCCGGCTGAGGCGGCAGGCGGTGGGCGCCCGCCCCGCCACCCCCTCCGGGTTTGAGGACGGCATGCCCTCCTCCCAGTACCCCTGGGCCATCGTGTGGGGCCCCACGGTGTCGGACGAGGACGGAGGGGACGCCAACTCGGCCAACCCAGGCTTCCCGCCACTGGGATACACCTTCGTCTCACCGCACGGGATGGCGACGGCGCAGCCCAACTCCCACTCGCTCCTGCACAACACCGGGCTCAACCTGCGCGAGACCCCCGCCACCCTGCGGCCCTTCTTGTTTGGGCCCCGGGGGGAAG GTGTGGACCCCCAGCTGTACGTCACCATCACCATCTCCATCATCATCGTCCTGGTCGCCACCGGGATCATATTCAAGTTCTG CTGGGACCGTAACCAGAAACGCCGGCGTCACTCGGGGCAGCAGAGCGGCGGGCGGcagcaggagagccagcagcccCTCACGGACCTCTCCCCCACCACCGTCAGCATCCTGGGGCCCTACGGTGACCCCCTGGCCCCCACGCCCGAGGCGGAGGAGTCCAGGCAGGGCCAGGAGGGTGTGGAGAAACTGGGGGGCCATGGGAAGAGCACGGCCTTCCAGCTCAACCGGTGA